From the Gallaecimonas xiamenensis 3-C-1 genome, one window contains:
- the zapA gene encoding cell division protein ZapA — MAEHSMQETLEIVVLGRRFRVACPKGHEAALQEAARDLDDRLKTLRLASDLGNREQLLTMAALNLTHELRLAQAQSREYADAMDSKIKVLQTTIEQALVNQVKN, encoded by the coding sequence ATGGCAGAGCACTCGATGCAAGAGACGTTGGAAATTGTCGTACTGGGAAGGCGCTTTCGGGTCGCCTGTCCCAAGGGTCACGAGGCGGCCTTACAGGAAGCGGCCCGCGATCTCGACGATCGTCTCAAGACCTTACGTCTGGCCTCCGATCTCGGCAACCGCGAACAATTATTGACCATGGCCGCCCTCAACCTGACTCACGAACTGCGCCTTGCTCAGGCCCAAAGCCGTGAGTATGCTGATGCCATGGATTCCAAGATCAAGGTCCTGCAGACCACCATAGAGCAGGCCCTGGTCAATCAGGTTAAAAATTAA